The region AGTGCCGATGTCGTCCTTGGGCAAGCGCAAGCGTACGAGGTCCGCCCGCATCGCCGTAGACCATCTGCAGGAGGAATGAGCACCTATTCGACATCCACAAATGCTGCGACGATCGAAGTGATGTACACACCGGAGCCGCGGTTTTCTTCGCACCATTTCTCGCGGAGCAACACTCATGGTAGCAGCAAGCGTTTGAGCCACGTCAGGCAACCGTCGGTCATCCATGAAGATGAGGATGCTCGCCTACAGACTGCTCTCGAGACACCTATATCACCATCGCTTCAAAGTGTCACCAGTGCGCACACGTCGAACAGCGCACCACAATCATATCCGGATAGTTCGCACAAGTTTATGCAAGTCTCAGCCGAAGAGGAGGCCCTACTAGAGCTCATGAGGAAGAAGCGTGCAGCGATGAACAAGTATTGCTCGCCGCCTGGGTCTATACAGGAACATGACGACCGACAGAAGAATCGGTCTGAAGGATCTGGAAAGCCACCTCGCACGTCTGCATTTTTATCTATGGAATCCAAAGAATCAAGTCCCGTGCGGGCTGTGGACAGCAAACATAGGCCGCGTGCAGCAACGGATGTCGCTACGCCACCTCAATCACATTCACGCGGCAGGTCTACCAAGATCAACGGGTCAAGGACTCAACTCCGGGATAGCTCTGCGAGTGACACTTGGTCAGACCGTCATTACTCTCCAGTCGGTCGAGGACGACATCCTCAGTACCTTCCGCCTCCTACAGAGTTTTCGCCGCTGGACCCCTTCCCGCAATCGTCTCCCACATTTGCTACCAGTGTGACCTCCCCTAATAGCGAAGACAACCCATCTCCCTTGCCATCACCGATTACGCCTGGACCTCGCACTGGTGAACCAGATGTCGCAGTCCAAGTGGCAAGCAGCGAGACCAGCAACGAGCTTTACGACATGACCATGGCCGAAAGCGGGATTGTGGGTGCACCGTCCCATGGCACCAAATCCGAACCGTCTCGCGGATTTGGCTCGCATAGACGCCGTCGAACAGCATCTAGTGATGCAGAAATCAACTTTCCGACACCACCTACGTCCACTGGTTTCAGGGATATGAATTCTGTATCCGCGACTTCGTCCCGCGCGCCCAGCATTGTCGAACCGCCATTACCGAAATTCCCcacgaagaagaaggtcCCGAGGCATATCAGTGAGCTAGCAATTGCAAGCATCGAAACGCGAAGTCGGCAAAATAGCATCAACTCGACATCACGATCATCAGTATACTCACAAACATCGAGCCATCAGCCAAGCGCTGGCAAGCGGAGATCACGACACTTGAGCCCCGATGCCAGCTTCACGAGCCACCCCAGGGCGAGCGAAGACCGAGATAGCGTCAGTGATGACGTTCTGGCTGCTTGGAACAGCCTGGGAGGAACGTACTAGTCACGCATCTTGCACGTTAAAGCCTTCACACCCATTGCCATATTTCCTTTACCTCACACCGCGTTATGAACATCCTTTCCGGCATTTGCTAGCCCCGCGTTTTATCCATTTTCTTATTGCGAGCGGTCTGATACCCAACAACCGCTGTATTTTTTCCCGCCTGCCGCCACTAGGCCCGCACAGCATAACTTGTAAACAAACCCGGTTGCGATATTAGTCCTACGAGTCTCTTTTTTTGTCTGCTTATCATACCTTGTACGTTTGTGTTGCATGCATCATCTGGCTCTCTCTCTCATCATTATCGTtatcgtcgtcatcatcataATCTGGGGGTGGAGTGGGTGGTGGGTCCATCGTATCATATTTGCTATATCACATCGGATTTATATGCGCAGCATTAGTAGTTCTCGGTATATTACCTACTTTTATCATGGCCCGGGTGTTCTTATCACGATCGATAAGATCGGCGCATTATAGCAATGTCGTTTCTGGATGGTATCGCATTCTTCACGCTATCTAAGTATATCGCCGTCATTATCACATATAAGCGGTTATACTTTGTAACGATATATCGATATATATAATCTATATACTGTTGAGCAGGTATATGTACCAATCAACGCAGGGGCAAAGAGTGTTCACTTTTTGTCtcaacaggttatgagcccgggTCGCTTTCAGCGCATCAGCATGTTCGCGAAGGAACTGCTGGTTGGGTGAGTGACCAGAGCCGAGTAAGGGTCAGAGCATGAGGCCAGCGCCGAGCAGGGCCAGAGCCGGAGTCAGCACCGTGAAGGGCCTGCGTTGCAAACCACTCGCATTACTTTGTCTCCCTGCCTTAATTGCGGGGGTGTGTTGAGAAGGTATATGTACCAATCAACGCAGGGGCAAAGTGTGTTCACTTTTTGTCTCAACATATACTCATATAACTATTATAATTCACTATTAATCGCAACATGCTTGCTCATAACGTCATCACGCAAAGCGACATACCTCTCAAACAAAAACTCAGTTTCTATTTTTCTTGAGTCTCAGCTCAGCGCATGACGGGAAAAACGAAAAAAAGAAAACAGCGAAGAGGAAGAAAAGCAATTCAACTCGAAACGTTAATCAAGGCGTGGTGTGCCGGAAACCGCACCTGTCCCCCCTTTTTTTTCTTTCCGTTACTGTTTTTCTTTTCTCAGCTCCCACTTTCCCTTTCTTTTTACTTTTTCCCCAGCCTAAAACGCTTACTTACCTCACCTTACCTTACTTCCTTGCGTCCACGTCCGTCCCTCCTCCCCTCCCGAACACACCCGACAACGCTGTCTCGTCCGTCCCGTCTGTGCGCTCACTACAAACTTTAAACCCGCCGCGCTTTTAGCTCAAACGTCACGGTCACCATCTCCGCCCGAGCATCTCCGCTCCGAGCGCTCGCTCGCTGTAATGAAAAAAAGATGCCGAGGACGGAAGGGGAGGTGTGAAGGGGAGGTGTGAAGGGAAGGTGGTTTGTGTCGTGTCGTGTCGGGGCGGCGGAAGCGCGTTCGTTGGACTAGGGTTCTGGGTAGGGACAGGGTATGTAGGGTAAGGTAGGGGTAGACAAGCAACAAACAGGGTCAGTCATGCAATCGATGCGGTGAGTGGGTTTCTGCGCACGTGGCTGACGTGGAGGAAGAAGGGTTTTGTTCGGCGGTACGCGGTGTTATTTTGAGTGATAGTGCAGAGGGTAAAGCGGAAAGCTTCTTTGAGCGCGGGGGCAGTTGCTTTGTTTGGTTTTGTAACTAGGTGGGTTTCCCTTTTTTGGAACGCCAAGGGTTAGTTAGAGGGGGATGGATGGATTCGTGGAGGATTTaattgttgttgttgttgttgttgttgtcggCTGGTGTTCTGTTCGTTCCTTTGTTTGGTTGGCGCTACACGCCCTTTTCGTATCCGCCTGCGTCTGGCGGGCGGATGGGTGATTTTACTTTCTTtgtttcttttcttctttcaGCGTGATATTTTCTATTTTCGGGGCCGAGGCGGGCGCGCGTGCGGAGAGAATTCGGGGTTGTCGGCTGACGGGTTTCTGGAAGCGGACGGATGGGGTGGGTGGTGGCGCGCGTGTGGGACGTGTGTACCTGGACGTTGGATTTAGGGGCTGTTGTTCCCCTTCGTCGTTGTCTCCGGTTGTTTTGTGCATTCATTTTGTACAGTACTGGTATATCTTTGGATTGAATCGGATTTGCCCAGATGCCCAGATGCTGTGTTGCTGATCGTCGTTTCGGAATCCTCGGATGTAGGTATTGAGTTTGTGCGCTTCGAGGGGTTTGTGAGGCGATGTACTTGGAGTGGATTGGGAATGAATTGCGAGATGAGAGTAGGAGTCGATCTGGAGGATCTGATCGGCATTGTTTCAAGTTTTCAGGGCTATCACGGGTAAGACGGAATTGTAGGTGAGTGAGACAAGGCCGTAAACGACCGTATACTGTGGTGAGCATGGAGATGGGCTTATGGATGCCTCCATGTGCTCGCTGCTATCCAGTCTTTGGCTGGATAATATCGATGCTGTTGGATCTCTCTTAAAGTCGACCCAGTTAGTTGATTTATCCGTTTGATGTAATTCATCAACTGTGTAGATTTGAAAAACTGGATCACGGGTGGGTGTTTCCTTCCTTCCAGCATCAACCACACACGCTGCTGCTGGCACATTCTGTTCGGACCAGAGATCTGCTTAATTAGTTACTCTATCAGGATGTTGAAATAGCACCGAGAACTCAGTTATATCGATCTGAAGAAGATGGGCAGGTATATGCGGGTATTGTATCCTGTGTCCAGTCATATCATCATCGAAGTTCGCTGCCCAGAGATGAACGTAGCGATCTGGCCGTCTGACTTCTCCTGTGTTTTACATGAGGGAGAATGTACTCTCCTCAAACTCACAATGCTCCAGTGTACGCACGAAGGATTTGTGTCATAGTACAGTGAACTACATTAGGGAAACCTCAAAACTACCACTCCCACATGATTGCAACATACAACCTTGAGGCCGCCCTCGGGTCATACATTGGATCGTTTTAGCGTTCTCTCTTGATCTCACTTGCGATACTCTCAACTCCCAATTATAGACTCAACCGGTAGCCTAGAATGTCAATGAGCCTCACGCGTATCAGTGTCTCAAGTTCACCACAAATCTAGTGGAGCCATATAGCTTTGCTCGCTATTATACCGATATCCTAACCATCTCCAGGGGGTATTCGATACAGGTCAGCTCGAGAGGTCAAGTATTCGTTTCAACCTGGCCGAAATCAGTACAAACCAGTGGTTCAGATAATCTAGCTCATGATCTCAAAACTTACTAGCAAATATTGTAggtgttggttggctttgcactaagtgcgtaaagtgaaataacgataactaggaatgcattctgtgTGGTGATTGTTCTGATTGATTTTCTTGCGAAGGAgaactatggaagagctagatataggaggtctggtctgagcgctgctcggacgccGCGATCAGTGTGCCTGTCCGCGTGACTGATAttgtgatggttttgggccgttgccccgcacaggccacctgccagatgccttagcgttgttttgatgttcgcgcacgagccacctgtttggtggcccatgcacacccccacttagatatattccgcgcagagcttcttacaagctctgcactgcaattactttgtaattcaacacagtttcaaatacctgacCTATGTGAGACCCTTACAGATATCAGTGTGCCTGCTCGCGTGACCAAGATCAGTGCGGCCGATCGCATAGCTGagatatcgttgatatctgtgatccgaCAGTAGGGTTGCTAACGGAAAACAAAAGAAATTACCCCCTTCAACCTGGAACCTGTTATCTGGTCGCGTTTTAGAGACAGATCCCCTGTGACGACCACATTTGCTACCATTCGCGATAATGATATGTTCTAATGACGCCCCTCTCTTAAGTGCCTGTAGAATCCTGTATCATCCTTCTCTAACTTATGTCTTCACAACAGAAAGTGACAACTCTTCGAGCACTGGCTGGTGAATTGGGTATCTTGGTCATGGATTATGGGGCCCAAAGGTCGTCAGGTGTAGGATAAGATGTGGCGGCCAAATACTATGTTTTTTTTCTAGTATAACGGATCTAACTACAGGATACTGAGAGAAAATTCTCAAATTTGCAATTAGTGGCGGAATTTACCTGTTGAGCTTCTTATGTATACATCGGCTCACTGTGTAAGCCTCATAGCCCTTGCCATGTTAATTGATTATTCGGTAGAGATCCGTTCTCCGGTCGGTGAGCCCAACACCGCACTTCTACGCGTCCCTAAGCATGTTCAGGAAGAAGCTTCGTGCATAAGAAGTGTAGTGATATGTGAGCACTTTTGACAATTCTACTCTCTACACAGCCATCCATCCCGGTTTGTGTCCAGCTATGAGTTACAACAAGGAGTTACGACAAGCTCACCAAGGTTAAGCCTTGCCTGATAATTAAGCAGATTTTCAATCTCTCCTTTCTTTAGGTTACTTTGTATTGTCAGCTCTAGCCTAATCTCCCCTGAGTTACTTGGTTGTTTGTTCGAAGTTTTGAATAGCTCGAGGTTATGAATCCGAATTTGCGGATTCGGTCGCTCGAAGGTGGCTGTACTGATTGGATTAGATCTATATTTAATTACGGTTTGTATATTTGCTGCTAACGCACTATGCTAGACTGTATTTTTGCCCTATATGTCCATATGTTCACAATATCAATAAATTCATAGTAGTAACGGAGACAGTAAAAAGAACTCAAAGAGAAGTGGCGTGGTATCTTCAGCTTAAATCATACGCACGGTCAAAATTACCACCATCTTCGACACGTGCACTTTTACTTATACACTCAGTCGTTCTTGCCGCATAATTTGCCAGACTACTGAATTTATGAAGTATCATGGTGATGTAAAGTGCGGATTAGCGGATAATAGTGGCacctgggtgtcataaaatacttgacgGTGTAGGTAAGCGCCTAAtaggcgtgtctggcgacCAGTGTCCTGTTTACACAAGgatgtcaagtattttatgacatCTAGATGGTGGTATGACTATACCGATCGTTTTGACCAAGGGGATTGAGATGAGTCGGTCTTGGGGATGAAGTGTGAAGCACGGATCTAGCAAAAAGAGAAAATACGTTAGTTTGTATCGTTGGGAGAATTTGACCATGTAGTCTATGTATGCAATTTTGAAGCGAATCATCTAGAGAATACAGAAGGACATAGAATTTACCAAAATGGCTCAGAGTTAGCTAACGTCACCCACTCATCTCCTCCATCACTCCAATCTATCCAGACATCTTTTGGCACTATATGTAGCTGGCTAAATAAAAGTCTTCCAAAGTCGACATCAAAGGGATGGGGTTTGAAAGGCTCTCCAATTTTGCGAGCGTGTGCCATGAGGTCAATCTTATACATGCGCACAATCCTCGCCGCAGCCCGAACGAATAACTCTTTCTCCATGTCATCCTTCCATATGTCTTCTGTGAGCATCATGACCATGCGTGAGATCTTTGGGAAGTCTCGCAACACATTTGATAGACTGCCGTCTCGGAAACCGTTCAAGATCACTTTCGTAATGGCCACGTTTTGTAACATCTTGGCGTCACACCTAGTTGCAATACCAAAGTGAGACAGCAGTCCCACTTCTGGTGAGCAGTCATAGTGTTTAACGCGGGGGCCTTCTAGCTGAAGGAACAGTATATCGGTGTCGATACGGAAGTAGAACTCGTCACAGCTTGTACCCGTGACACTGGATGGAAGTTCTACGATGTGATTTGATTTAAGCGCTTGATAGCGAGCTTCCGCACGTGATTCGTGACAGAGGTTCACCATCAAAGGGGCAGGGCTAGGAGAGTATCGCGGGCAAAAGTGTTCTTCGTCATGGTCTTCATCGTGCGGCTTCGTTTCCAGCGCAACAAATCGAGGTGGCTCATTAAAGTAAGCAAGAGCCCAAATCTGGAGGCGGATCTCCTTGGGCAGCAACGACAGGGACATATCTGTTGAGGGCAAGAGTGCAGGTGATGGTTTGTTTTGGCGGTGGAGAGATTCCGGAATTCCGGGAGGCCTCGGAATTACCCTTTTCGGACGTCACATGATAGACGCGTTAGCGCGCAACCTTGTCGCCCCCAACTACAGACTTCTAGACATTACGAGTCCAGCCCACTCTGCTCCACCTTCTGCGGACGCCTTACTCCATATCGAACAGTATCCCACCGCCACGGTCAATGTGCTGGCCGCCAGTCTTTTCCGACGGGGGCTTTAGCGTGTGCTGAGGGTTTCCCAATTGAAACTACGAGAAATCCAAGTTCCATGGTCGAAGGGGGCGCGCATGGTCGAAGGGGGCGCGCATGGTCGAAGGGGGCGCGCATGGTCGAAGGGGGCGCGCATGGTCGAGACAGATAGAGGGACGTTGACTATGCGGGGTCGCCACGCAGGATGCCTCTCGAGCCGCGTCCTTCATGTGGCACAGCATGGGAGCGAGTCAGGACAAGATGGCAATACCTCTAATGGCATCGCGTCGAATATCCAAGTCTCTCGGCCATGATCAACAACTTGGCGTGATGGGTATTCGGACTGGATGCTTTGTACCCAAAGCTTCCGAGTTTGGGGCAACTCTCATAGATATACCGCCGACACGACGGGCACGGGGCGCCCTGCTATGGTCTGCACAGAGAGCCTCTTGAGGCTCTGGGTGGATTCGCTGCGGGTGTCCCACTGGAGTCCCACTGGAGAAATTTCGACGGCGCCCTTTCATGTGGAGCTGTTGGTCGAGCGACCCGCTGTATGTGAAGTCACACTGACATACACGCGGATGCTCTGCCGGGCGACAAGTCTAGTTTTGCCAGCAGTTGGGCTGATCGACGATTTGGAGACCGATCAACGGATTGCCTCTGGAGCTCGGAGGAGGCTGAAAGGTTTGAGGCTCCATGTGACAAGGCTGGGCGTCTTTGCCTGCGTGTTGTTGGCCGTGGAGCTGTTCCCCTCCCCCGCTTTAAAGCCAAAACCACCCCTCTTCGGCGTCATACCCGCACACCGCAGACTCCAGGCACGCGCCCAGATTCCGTCTGCAGCCGATCTATCACCGAAACCTCCGGCTCCTACGATGCTCTCGTTGCGATTCTCTCTCTACCACTTCACTTTCAACCCTTAACCTTATACACCATACTTCGGTGTACTTTGTTACGAGCACGTTTTGTCAGCGCGCCCTCGGCATATCTCCATCAGCGAAGCGCATTGCATTCGCACCTATCAACAACCTACACCCAACCCGTCGCAATCTAGACGTCCTCCAGCGCAAGCACTGCGAACAGCGCTTTC is a window of Pyrenophora tritici-repentis strain M4 chromosome 2, whole genome shotgun sequence DNA encoding:
- a CDS encoding Mating-C multi-domain protein, with the protein product MAGGNRASKKFSFPLPRRLRDKLEDSNADTRSIPSVASGHDRPLRHDDSSSKAHRILGTSDGLYRSSTGQASIPASPGYISITVSDASVGSQFDDRNSVTTENSGYLRRPDMSKKPSSNLLGRMYSGDGKRGSDCNSLSPRLYTPSSSGTLRSHYDAKNSPLAISQQTSDSAIRDRALRRGQPPVLTDHGYEIYEPSPVSPMILNEKRKKEDRKSKPVRLDLSKLFPRPRDNDSPNYGGPLLSPNKMVNSPAAMSVNSGYFPRMMSRGSISQAGPTKLQKTNTRHHDGPMRPQPSPVPNMRQKKEHDYAKVHIRRPPRGAQHWFDALDEDSDESPENTQHVPTPKASGPHMSYHGSSAGQTSQLRESMLYSSPSQDLSAYKRDSFALEDLVDMTHMTHMTSPSQHSLGTYRSQTSSKTKGSVLSKTNLQDSSVLSFSSSEDENEESRSRAQSRTARQSLESADYSADVVLGQAQAYEVRPHRRRPSAGGMSTYSTSTNAATIEVMYTPEPRFSSHHFSRSNTHGSSKRLSHVRQPSVIHEDEDARLQTALETPISPSLQSVTSAHTSNSAPQSYPDSSHKFMQVSAEEEALLELMRKKRAAMNKYCSPPGSIQEHDDRQKNRSEGSGKPPRTSAFLSMESKESSPVRAVDSKHRPRAATDVATPPQSHSRGRSTKINGSRTQLRDSSASDTWSDRHYSPVGRGRHPQYLPPPTEFSPLDPFPQSSPTFATSVTSPNSEDNPSPLPSPITPGPRTGEPDVAVQVASSETSNELYDMTMAESGIVGAPSHGTKSEPSRGFGSHRRRRTASSDAEINFPTPPTSTGFRDMNSVSATSSRAPSIVEPPLPKFPTKKKVPRHISELAIASIETRSRQNSINSTSRSSVYSQTSSHQPSAGKRRSRHLSPDASFTSHPRASEDRDSVSDDVLAAWNSLGGTY